In Aspergillus fumigatus Af293 chromosome 6, whole genome shotgun sequence, the genomic window TGCCAACCATCAGAGTCTCACTAATTTAGGAGGAGTAGGGCACCAGTATCCTGCAAACAGAGAACCGAGCCGGTTTCGATTGTTCTCTTTAAGGCCCACAGGCTGAGAGCCATGTTCATTGGTCTGCAAACGTATCCACCAGGCCAGCCTGCTTTGCGATCGACGGGAAGCCCGCATACGAATTCAGTCACGTGATTATACACAGCCCAATTAAGGTCAGGGGCTCCGCCGGGTTCCTAGCCTTCACTGGTTGGCTCGATGATGTTTCCTATTGTGGCTTGTTTGCGCGCTTATAAACGTGACTTGGATGGTTAGACAGAAGCCTAGCAGAGTGACAGGCAAGTCTTTTCTGATTGCCTATGTCCGTGCTGACTGCTTACCCGATTGCAGCACTGCATCTTGTGCACACTTACACATACAAGCGTGATCCTCCTTGATGACGTGGCAGAACAGGAAGTCAGCGAGGCAATATTAATCTATGTATCTTACTTGACATACGTTCTCGTTCCGCTAGTCTCGAGTCATGGTCTAGTACGCATCACCATATGTGTCCTAATTTCTCGAATTTCCTTTACGGATCATCATTTAGTGTCAGTCGTCAAGCATGTCTTGGGCATCGCAGCTCCTCAGCCTGACGTGCCGCCTTATAAACATCCTCTGCATTTCGTGACGGTTTGGAGAGATTAAGCCTAGAAAAGTGAATCTTACGGACTACCCGACTGCGCAGAGTTGGCTCACTTGACTCTTCAGACAAGCCTTTGACCCCTTTCGGCGAACTCAACGAACTGAAAAAGAACGCTGTTCCCACGATGGAACGCTCGGACAAGGCAAACCTTGGGTCAGGTCAACGTCACAGTCACTCATCGAAGCGCACTCCCCTTGTACGAAGTGTCTTAATTTGAGCATGAAGGTCATCCTTCCAAAAGAGGAAGTACTTGACTGTGACCCGTACTTGCGTCGGGGGGGAAAGAGACCGGGGATCGGGATTAGGTCATCAGATCATCTGTACGCCTAAGGTTTGTACTGAAGATCATCCCTTGGCCCTAGCTATTTGGGGCCTtgagcaacaacagccacGGAGATCAGTACCATCGGTCAAGTGGACTCCAAGATCTCGATTATCTTATTCAGGTTAGGGCTACGGATAGCTGGTATGCGTTCGCTGTACTTGGAAGATACACTAGGTGACAAGCCTAGCGTACAAGCCTACAGCGTACACGCCGGATACTGATCTATCACATAATTGCTCACATTTCTCGGATAGAGTTAGCCGTGGATCACCGTCAGGTGCACTGTCTAGCTTATCTCATGTAAGGAGATAAGCCTGGGATCCAAACAGGGTTCTTCTACGACGATGCCTCTCTTAGAAGCGAGGATACCTTGGGCAGCAGTGAGGCGACAGGTAAACGAGAAGAATGCACACTCACCTTTCATATGATCTCTATATTCCCTGTGTTGAGTTAATCCTAGACGATGTCTGTCTGAACAATTAAGTCAACCCGCTACAGTTGTGTCGACGATATGTAGTCCTCAAGGCAGTGCAAATAGAGCACACGTCTATAGCACAGATTAATCTCAACTAGCTGACCTTATTGAAGTCTATGCGTATCATTGCCACTCCCCCTTCCTAGATGATAAGCGAACTCGTACAAAGTCAAATTTCTTTGGGCCGATATACTTTCGCAAACGCAGTTTACACCTCACACTTGGAATGGATACGTTCACTTCAAGTGCAAGCTGCTGAACCaatgtttttttctttttcttttttgcttAACCGATATATCTCTTTTGAATTATTAATGATAGATTACTAGCGGCTAAGTGAAAGCAACCCGAAATGCCACTTGCAATCGGAAGGGTCCTCGGTAAAAAACTATATCATCTGTTCTGCTTCTCTTCTGGAACTTTACTTTTGCATAGAATGAGATCCACCAAGCATCGAGTATACAGCAGAAATATATGGATTGCTTATCacgttgttgttgttgtcattACTACTTGGTTATGAATTTTCTTTATTTTGTTCTCATATGAGAACCTGCGAAGTGGCATTGAACTATAATGTCTACCATTGTAGGTCCTCAATGGATCTTCTTGACTTTATAAGCGTTTCGTAGAAGGTAGAGACATTGATAACCACGAGCAGGCCTTTACGAGTGCTTGAGTGGGCAAGATGAGAACTGACCCTTGACTTGAGACGCAAGATCATTATCTCCTGTCTGGATTGAGAAACCAGAGAAGGATCGATAGAACGGAAACTTCCGCCAGGATCTCGGCGAATCAAACCGGAATCTGTCCATCCAATGATACGGTTTAGATATTGGGTACATGGAAGAAATCTAGGTGGAGAAAGGTAAGGTCCGGTTTGCAGGAGCCAGAAGGAGCAAGGCAGCCCTCCTGTCTTGCGGTTACAATCCCTGGGTGAACCTGCCTTTCGCGAAGGTTGCTGACTTTAGTTGACTGTGTGTCAGGCACCAGAAAGCGAATGCTTGGCCCTGAAGATGACACCACGGCTTGTACAAGACTTTTGCGTTGTGAATTCGGGCATTGATGCAGAAATCGTTGCTCCTGCGTCCATGGAACAAGTACCAGACATGGTAAGCGGCATCGACGAATTCGAACGCCTGCAGAAGTGGATAACTCCCAATTGACGAGAAATGGGCTGCGCCGTGGAGCTAACGGCACGTCCCACGGGCCGGGCAGCGGCGCGCGGACAGCAGGCCATAACATGCAAGTCGGTGGTATGTGGGCAGTGGCGTGTCAATTGTTCATGGATTTGACCCAAGAACCGTTCTTACTGGAAGACCGAGACTGGCGGTCAGTGACAGAGATAAGAGGGGGGGATACATGTGAGGTTGCAGTCAAGAAATTCGAATCGATGTTGACTAAAATGCATCTAGACTCTTACGACAAGCCCACTCAACAAAGAGTGGATAGTATATGGCCGAATGTAAGTGCCAGGCCATCAGCCAGCCCAGCGCCAGGGGTCCCAGTGTCCGAATATACCGAGCGAGTGGTGATGTTACGAAAAAAAATGCTGTGGCTCTTGTTAAACTAGGGGTCTTCAAAAGTGGACATTGTGTGTGTACGCCAAAGGGGAGGggaaaccaaaaaaaaaaaaaaaaaaaaaaacaaaaacaaaaaacaaaaaacaaaaaaaaaccaaaacAAAACTACACCGCAAGATTGACAAGGTCATTGCGAAACGATCCTGGGTCGTCCAGGGACGGAATTGGCCAGCAGCGGAATCTGGTTATGCGGAGTCGGGCTCAGAGCCAGAATCCTCGTCCACTGGATCAGGCATAACGACGCTGTTCAAGTACGTAACCTGTGAAATGATACCATTGTCAGTAAAACAGCGCCTATGGGAGAACTTCGGGGCCTATGTTTGCATCTTCTCATATGAAAGCATGAAGCATGAGTGTACTAGACGGTGGGGACCATTGTCTCTCAGAGGCTATACCACTGAATGGCTGGGAAGCGCATCAGGAAGAGGGTAACATGAACAAGACAAGGAAGAGCCATGTATCTGATACGGGATGGTAAGATCCAATAGGTAGAGACGTGGACGGGCGGGAGAAAACCCAATGAGGCTGCGCAACAAGGGTGGCTAGCATGGCTTACAAAGGGTTCCATGACACCAATGAGGGCGGTAATTCTCTCTTGCACATTCGAGGCCATGAATTCCGAGTCAGAAAGGGGTTTTCCGATGGTGAAGCTGCGTAGACGAAGTAATTCGATGTTTTCATTATCGGCCTCGTAACCCTACAGAGGAACCAAGTTTGTCAGTAGTCAGTCCTTGGTTACAGACCGTGGAAATGAAATTAAGACGCGGCAAAAGACCCGCCAGTAGTCAGATGCTGAACCATGGAAACAGATGAGACGGCGCAGAAAACTCTTCAACACCAAAGGAACTCCGGTGGGACAACGATGGCATTTCCGCGCAGGTTCCCCGAACCAAGTTTCAGGAGTCCAGAATTTTGAGCAGAAAGCTTTCTGGGGGGAGCGAATATGGTCGTAGGCTCACAGGCTCGCAGACACCCGACTCGCAAGGTTTGGGTGTGAGAACGCGACCTCCCAACACGGGTAGCTCCGGCTACCCGAGCGCGGCTGCGCTTCTTGCCATCAACAATCTCGACACACGCACGCGCAAAGCATTGAAGAACAACTGCCATCAATGTGTGATATTTGGCTGCTCCTTTTCTGAAGGGATAGCCCAGAGCATTGTTTGATTGGCTAGAAAGTGTCTTTCGAGCCACCAGAACTTGTCATCTCTTAATGGAGCCATCACTAACCAGCAGTAGACCACGCCCAGGAGTCGCTCTGAAGCCTCTGATCATTGCCCCTTCACCTGCACCTAGTCTGCCCATCTGATAGAGTACTGCTCGAAAGCATTCGATGGGAGTGCTTTGCGCCCGTGGCAGTGGTTGATGTGTACCAAATGATGGGATGGAACATCGAGGAAGAGCTGTACTTACCTTGGGCTTTGTTTTGAGTGCGCTTTCTTTATTTTGACTAACGAAAGCTTGGACAGCCTTCTTTTCGTCGTCAGGAATCCCATTGAAAAATTCGCGGCGCATGTCCGGTCTTTGCAGCACAGCCTTCAAACGATGCGAATTATGGTCGATATCCTctcgaagaagagcaagcTTATCAGCTTCTGGCTGCCAGAGTCCCGAACCTGTGAATGGCACCATCTTTGTGAGCTTAAGACATCATGGCCTAGAGAtaatggaggatgaggacaaGATTCTGGAAGCATGGGTGTCATTAATTCTCGAAGGAGCCGAAGTCGCCAACGGAGCCCCGTGAAATGGCGCAGACAAAAAGGTTGCCCTGTTAAGTCGGGATGAGGGTAAactggtgctggtgcagaACACCTTGGAAATGGAATTTACTCTGAGCGGCAGATGCCGATGAGTGTTGGGGAATCACTCACCGACAAAGCAAGATCCGGGCTGCAGATGCACATAGTAAGCGGCATAGGGGCCTTTTCTGCCGGTGCGGGACCTTACGAAAGGCGTTCAGTCAGTGGATCTTTTGCACaagagcagagaatgaaCCTACCATGCAGCTGAAAAGTGCGTCTAAGTCATAGCAATCGTCAACCCGCCAACGATCTGAACACGGGCACACGAAGCGCAGCATGTTGACAGGTCATGCTTAGACATAATACATACCTTGTATGGAGTGGGATCTTTGCTGAATCGAATGTCTCTATGGATGCGGAAGACCTGGCAGGACAAGGAAGTCAATGCATTTGCTTCGTTCCACTTCATCGGGGGGTTCCCCCCTCCCTTTCCGGGTTTTACTGATGAGAAAGATGTTTTAACAAATGAGACTTACGATATCTTTTGCAGGTAACTCAGGGATGGTGTTGTCCACCTCTGCTATCTTTTCTGTGAGACTCTCGACGAAGGTTTCCCAGTCTTTCTTCGAAGCACGATAATCCGCGTCATGTGCTGCCCAGGTGATAGATGGTTAGACATTTCTCAAAATCGAGGATATCATATTCTGTCGTCAATACCTTTGAGCCACTGTCTGTCGTTATGTTTCGCCAAATCTTGCAGGAAAAGCATGGTGTTCGGATGCAGTGTATGGTCCTGATAGGGTATATCTCCGGGGTCTCTGGCTTTGGGCTTTCTGATGAAGACCTCTTTTCCAGGTCCTAAGCCAGTGCTGACACCCTCTCTCCATAGTTCTTTATCCTTTAGCGAAGCTGCTATGTCCTCATTAGGATGTTCTTCTGCCTCATTTCCTCCACCTCTTCTCGCTGGTATTTTCCGACCTCCACTAGGGTTAGCAGTCtttcttgttgatctttTCGTTCTCTCTTCGCCTGTAGATAGCACCTCCGGTTCCTCGGAGTCCGATTCAGTTGACGGGTAGGATAAGTTTTTATCTTCGTAGGCTGGATCCGAGTCTTCTCCCACCTCGGATGCATGACTAGATTCAGGGTCTGATTCTTCATTTCCCTCGTCTTCAAAATATTTGCTCTTTCTGGCGGTAGATCTGACGACCTTCTTGGCGGTCGTGCTGTTGtgcttttgtcttttcaGATCTGTTTCTGAGGCTGCAAAGGTTCTGTCAGACGCGCGCCTTTTTGGAATCGGCGCTGGTGCTGCCGCAGGCGCGGGAACGGCCCGAGACGATCGACGAGGCATTGGACCCGAAAAAAGACAAGATAAGAGATTGCCCTTGAATGTAccgtttttcttttcagaGCAAGCTATTATCAGAGACGAATCTCTGATGATAAATACGTAGCTACGCGAGATAAGAGAAGCCGAGCGGAAGCAGGAATTGTGGGTAAGCGATAGTTAGTCTATGACATTTAAGAGATTGTCCGTGGTTTGCTCGTAACGGTCTGACGGGATAAGCGGGCTACGCAAGATTTAGTTAGCGATTGATTGACTTTGCGAAGGTTCAAGCGGATGACCGGACAAACCAGGAGGCTGGTAACTTATGGGGCGCTTTTCGCGTGGAAAAGGCGGACGGGGCCTGTGCTCCCGTGCCGCTAAACTTAGCGCGCGCTCGCTTGATAGACGACAATCGCTGGCGAGAAAGCCTTTTAAGTGTTGTTGGAAGTCTGGAAGACATGTTGACGAACAAGGCATCCCGCGTCTATAGATTTTCGAGCCTCTTTTCGTAATCTTGAGAGAAGCCGATTGCACTGTTAAAGAGAACGGAAAGACATTCGCCATTTCTGCAACAGACCAATTCAAATTTCGGGTTCGGTGCCGGATCTCTCGGTCGGCTTTTGCTGAAACAGAACGCGATATTTCAAGGTGATCCAGCTGCAGATAAAGAGGGTCATAACACAGAGGCGAGTCATGAGCAATCCGGAGGTATGCACGATTCCAGAGGTCTTTGAATCTCGAAAGCGCAAGATTCTCGCGGACTTGTCTGTCCCAGACACAGAGTATACGGATCTCTCACCCAAAGGATCGGTAGATGAGGGCATCCGCGACTTGATCCGCGATATCAACGCTCTGCCTGGTCTGGTGACCACCAGTAGCTGTTCTGGACGAATTAGCGTCTTCTTGGAGGggagaaaaaagcaaaatgaCCACCAGCAGGACCAACGGCAGTTCGCGCCCTCTGGAGGCAAAGGCGCAGGGAAGTGGCTATATGTCTCGCACGATCCTTTGAATGGCCGTTGGACAGGTCGTGACAACGATGATTTCAACTCGACGCAAGGTAAAGATTGTCCGAGAAGCCTGCATGAATTGTTTGGGATGGTtcctggaaatggaaagCCTCCGGGGCTGAAAGGAGGTCATGCCCCGCGTCTGGTGCGCTTCCACTACGATCCTATGGTAGGTTGACAGTCCTTTATCGCCCGACTCTTTATACAACTCTGGTCAacatctctctctcttttttttttctggctCTACTTGCAGGACAATCCTTCCAGAATATTCCAAGGCCTCTTATCACCAGTTCAATTCAGAGATCGACCATTAGAGAAATTATACTGATACTGTCTCTCTCAACAGATCCTTCATATTATGGCAGCCACACTTCACCACGCTCATCCTGTATTGTCAGCTGCTGCAACTTCTGGATTTCGGGAAAGTGGACTGCAGAGTCTCCGTTGCCTTGAAGGCGAGAATGGCCCAAGCCCTATTGTTGCCGTGCGCTCTGCTGGGTTGTCTCTCGAATCCGTCATTGGCTATTGCGAATCttccgatgaagaagacgataCGACCAGCAAGGAGCCTGTCATCCGCAGTCTGGTCACAGAAGAATATCTTCAAATGCTAGTCGCCATCTCAAACGAGAGGTTTTTAGTTAATGCAGAGCGCAAGGAAAGATTCCGGACAAACCTGCTCAAACTTTGCTCGACGGAGCAACTTTGTGGGCCAAAGACAAGGTCAAAAGCTAAACATGAGGGCTGGGAAGATCCTGCGGCACgcagagagaggaagaggacagaAGGGCTAATGAGGAAGAAGTTTCTCGAGACTCAGACAAAATCTGCTGACCATTCGAGTACAGGGACATACGAAATGGGATGGGGGAGTGGTCCAATGCCATTATGAGAATCCTAGATACATGATCGAGAAAAAAGTTATCTAATCTAGATCAGTGatttgccattgaagaaCAGATCATGGTGCCGCCTGTACCGCCAATCAGCCGCATGAGCGagatgaaagaaaaatcaaGAGATAAATGATATCCGTTACCGCGCAACCTCCCAAAGGTTCCTCGAAACAAGCTGGGTTGACAATTCATGATACCTTAGTCGATATCGACTGTGTCGCATCGACTGCAATTCAGTGCATCGGTCACTTGTGAATCCAATATCTCCCCAGCTGAATCTCTCAGTGGGCACGAAAGACGAACAGTGCTAGGGTGACGGAAGCAATCATTGCCCTTCAAGTACCAAATCGATACAAAGCAGATCTCAAACTGCTAGGGGCAATTTACAATGGAGCCAAAAGATAGCAAGACATGGTTTGTCGTCCCAAGAATGAAAACAATACGGTAGTTTGCAGTACCGGCCATCCCACGACCCTGACCCGCTGAAACCTTAAGGGTTGCCTGCGGACGGAAGACAAGTGGGAGACGACTGGGTATTCCGATGACCAGGAAACCTACCTCGCATGCCAGCCGAAGAATGCATATAAATTGCACGGCGCCAGCTGTCATCACTGCTCTCTGCGAAGGAGCTGCGGCTGCCAAGTTGAACACTTGCACGGCGGGAAGGTGTCGCGAGATTATCGGTCCTGGAAGGTGTCCGAACATCGATTGGACTATTATCGCTCCCAGATGATACGATGGTATTGGCATGGGACTCGCGACTGCTTCCGGTAGTAGAATCGGGCAGTAGGCCGGATTTCTTTGTGTTCTCCTGGTCGTTCTTCATCCAGCCCGTCAGGACAAGATGGCTAAGGATGCTCATCTCATGCAAGGAAGCATCTTCCCAGGTCATGGTCTTAGCTATGTTCGATGGCCATTCGAACCAGATGGGACCGTAAGGAGACTCAAGGTGAATGTTCGTCAAAGGGAAGTTGTTTGGCAGCTTCATATCAGTACGATCATGGAGGGTGCCTTTCGATATCAGCTTGACATAATACTGTGCGTTCAATCCATCAGTGTGTGCCTAGCCGGGGCCTGAAAAGCTGCAAACCTTCGAGAGAACGGGTAAGAAAGGAAAGCATACCAGCAGTGTACTCTCTTCGCTCTTTGGCAACTTGACAAGAGTATCGAAAGGGAACCATTTGCCCATATCTGGGAACTTTAAGATCTCTGTGGTATCCTCCGAATTGACACACAGGGTGTACTTCTGGCGCTCGTTGAAGGCAGGACAATTCAATCCAGCATAAAGAAGTTCTCTCAGCAGTCTTTGGTCGAGACCAACTGTGTTCGACCTCTTGACTCGCGCGACGAGAGACAGGATGTGCCGACTAACCAGCTCAAACAACTGATTGCGGTCATGAACAGTGTACAGCTTGGTAGCGTACCACGGGAACTAAGCAAGGGGTGTATGGTTAGCATATTGTCTCTCTCATGTACGTTCTGCGCACAATGGCATCAGCCGAAAGGGGTTTACCTTGTAGAGTGTGCTGATGGTGGACTCGTAGGTGCGCTGAGGACACTTCGCACAAAATGGAGACTGACAATCTTGTTAGCTTTGAACAAACAAGCAGACACACACCGGATTGAATCGAGGGAAGGTTACTTACACGGTGAGGTATCTCTGCATGGCGAATGGCATTGACGATTTCCTCGCTGGTGAAAAAGCCCGAGAACCCAGTAGAAAAGGGGTCATCATTGGGGACGGCGGTTGGCATAGCATCTTTCCAGATGATGCACTTGGCACGAGGGAACAGGTCCTTGAGCAGAGCGTCTTGGTTACTGaattcaacatcaacagAGCGATTACCCAGACGAGGCGCGCGACCAGTCTCATAAATTCGGTTAATGCGAGTAGCTGTCTCCTGAGCATCATTCGCGGACTGGAACTCCGCATAGCAGTCCATTGTCTTAGCGGTGGAACGTTCCATTATGATGTGGATTGCGCAGCCCTGTTGCGGAGTAATAAGGCGTGCCTGACGACCTAGAAACTGAATGATTTCCTGCCGGGTGACTGAGTAGGGAATCTTCCTTGCTTGTTAGCCGGGGGCCCGTGGACGTTACGACGACGAGAGGACTCTCATGCTTAGAGACATGTGAAGGCTTGACTTACATTCGCGATCTTTACCACTCCCCATTGAGAGGGCATTCTGTTGTGGACTTGGCTCCCAATCGGCATCTCGGCGGGAAGGGCCACCGTGTCGAAACTCTTCTCACAGTCAACTGCCTGGGTAGCTATATCACGACTCGCAGAGTCATGCTCCAGGAGCTGGTGCAAAGAAGAGCGCGGAGCCCAGTGAGAGCCAGTTGGGGTGAACCCTGTCTGCTTGGGACGGACTGAAAGCTGGAGCTTAGTGTTCGAGGCAGGCATCGGAGAATGCATCCCGTGGGCTTGTCCTATGACGCCAGGAAGAGCGTGAGCCATACTC contains:
- a CDS encoding DUF2461 domain-containing protein — translated: MPRRSSRAVPAPAAAPAPIPKRRASDRTFAASETDLKRQKHNSTTAKKVVRSTARKSKYFEDEGNEESDPESSHASEVGEDSDPAYEDKNLSYPSTESDSEEPEVLSTGEERTKRSTRKTANPSGGRKIPARRGGGNEAEEHPNEDIAASLKDKELWREGVSTGLGPGKEVFIRKPKARDPGDIPYQDHTLHPNTMLFLQDLAKHNDRQWLKAHDADYRASKKDWETFVESLTEKIAEVDNTIPELPAKDIVFRIHRDIRFSKDPTPYKKRPLCRLLCASAARILLCSGLWQPEADKLALLREDIDHNSHRLKAVLQRPDMRREFFNGIPDDEKKAVQAFVSQNKESALKTKPKSFLRRLICFHGSASDYWRGYEADNENIELLRLRSFTIGKPLSDSEFMASNVQERITALIGVMEPFVSHASHPCCAASLGFLPPVHVSTYWILPSRIRYMALPCLVHVTLFLMRFPAIQWYSL
- a CDS encoding tRNA wybutosine-synthesizing 3 family protein, giving the protein MSNPEVCTIPEVFESRKRKILADLSVPDTEYTDLSPKGSVDEGIRDLIRDINALPGLVTTSSCSGRISVFLEGRKKQNDHQQDQRQFAPSGGKGAGKWLYVSHDPLNGRWTGRDNDDFNSTQGKDCPRSLHELFGMVPGNGKPPGLKGGHAPRLVRFHYDPMILHIMAATLHHAHPVLSAAATSGFRESGLQSLRCLEGENGPSPIVAVRSAGLSLESVIGYCESSDEEDDTTSKEPVIRSLVTEEYLQMLVAISNERFLVNAERKERFRTNLLKLCSTEQLCGPKTRSKAKHEGWEDPAARRERKRTEGLMRKKFLETQTKSADHSSTGTYEMGWGSGPMPL